In one Cupriavidus taiwanensis genomic region, the following are encoded:
- the ruvA gene encoding Holliday junction branch migration protein RuvA: MIGRIAGTLIEKNPPHLLVDCHGVGYEVDVPMSTFYNLPAVGQPVTLLTQLIVREDAHLLYGFGSAAERNTFRELIKITGIGARMALAVLSGMSVPELAQAITLQEAGRLTRIPGIGKKTAERLLLELKGKLGAELGHAPGAPAVPDSAVDVLNALLALGYSEKEAAAAIKQVPAGTGVSEGIKLALKALSKG, translated from the coding sequence ATGATCGGACGCATCGCCGGCACCCTTATCGAGAAGAATCCCCCGCACCTGCTGGTCGACTGCCACGGCGTCGGCTACGAGGTCGACGTGCCGATGAGCACCTTCTACAACCTGCCCGCGGTGGGCCAGCCGGTGACCCTGCTGACGCAGCTGATCGTGCGCGAGGATGCGCACCTGCTGTATGGCTTCGGCAGCGCGGCCGAGCGCAACACCTTTCGCGAATTGATCAAGATCACCGGCATCGGCGCGCGCATGGCGCTGGCGGTGCTGTCGGGCATGTCGGTGCCCGAACTGGCGCAGGCGATCACGCTGCAGGAAGCCGGGCGCCTGACGCGCATCCCCGGCATCGGCAAGAAGACCGCCGAGCGCCTGCTGCTGGAGCTCAAGGGCAAGCTGGGCGCGGAACTGGGCCATGCGCCCGGCGCGCCGGCGGTGCCCGACAGTGCCGTCGACGTGCTCAACGCGCTGCTGGCGCTGGGCTATTCCGAGAAGGAAGCCGCCGCCGCGATCAAGCAGGTGCCGGCCGGCACCGGGGTGTCCGAGGGCATCAAGCTGGCGCTGAAGGCGCTCTCCAAGGGCTGA
- a CDS encoding glycerophosphodiester phosphodiesterase produces MPSQSRLRAPRPRVSLARIVAACRRWLVPTIAAAACAVLAAGCATAPRPKRAAPPAAPAPAPAASAPPAAAAPQPRPLVIAHRGASALRPEHTLAAYAKAIEDGADAIEPDLVMTRDGVLVARHENDITGTTNVAELPQFAERKRTKVIDGERLTGWFTEDFTLAELKTLRARERIPRLRPANARLNDQFEVPSFDEIVRLAEQAALRTGKPIGIYAELKHPSYFRGIGLPLEDKLAAAVRAQPYLRNAPVFIQCFEGGSLRALRRTLGNGLPNVRLVQLIGNPRKSPADWKLAGDARTFGDMLSTTGLREVAAYADGIGPEKSSVVPRDAQGALGAPTAVVHQAHAAGLFVHPYTFRPENSFLPKALQTGGDEATRSPAGMEREVQAFVAAGIDGFFTDDPALGRRAVDTPAR; encoded by the coding sequence ATGCCTAGCCAGTCCCGACTGCGCGCGCCGCGCCCGCGCGTCAGCCTCGCCCGTATTGTTGCCGCCTGCCGCCGCTGGCTGGTGCCGACTATTGCCGCCGCGGCGTGCGCGGTGCTGGCCGCCGGCTGCGCCACCGCGCCGCGCCCCAAGCGCGCGGCACCGCCGGCTGCGCCGGCGCCGGCGCCCGCCGCCAGCGCTCCGCCCGCGGCGGCGGCGCCGCAGCCCAGGCCGCTGGTGATCGCCCATCGCGGTGCCAGCGCGCTGCGTCCGGAACATACGCTGGCCGCCTATGCCAAGGCGATCGAGGACGGCGCCGATGCGATCGAGCCCGACCTTGTCATGACGCGCGACGGCGTGCTGGTGGCACGCCACGAGAACGACATCACCGGCACCACCAACGTGGCCGAACTGCCGCAGTTCGCCGAGCGCAAGCGCACCAAGGTGATCGACGGCGAGCGCCTGACCGGCTGGTTCACCGAAGACTTCACGCTGGCCGAGTTGAAGACGCTGCGCGCGCGCGAGCGCATTCCGCGCCTGCGCCCGGCCAATGCGCGCCTGAACGACCAGTTCGAGGTGCCGTCGTTCGACGAGATCGTGCGCCTGGCCGAGCAGGCCGCGCTGCGCACCGGCAAACCCATCGGCATCTATGCCGAACTGAAGCATCCCAGCTACTTCCGCGGCATCGGCCTGCCGCTCGAGGACAAGCTTGCCGCGGCGGTGCGGGCGCAGCCGTACCTGCGCAATGCGCCGGTGTTCATCCAGTGTTTCGAGGGCGGCAGCCTGCGCGCGCTGCGGCGCACGCTGGGCAACGGCTTGCCCAACGTCAGGCTGGTCCAGCTGATCGGCAACCCGCGCAAGAGCCCGGCCGACTGGAAACTGGCCGGCGACGCCCGCACCTTCGGCGACATGCTGAGCACCACCGGCCTGCGCGAAGTGGCGGCCTACGCCGATGGCATCGGCCCGGAGAAGAGCAGCGTGGTGCCCCGCGATGCGCAGGGCGCCCTGGGCGCGCCGACCGCTGTGGTACACCAGGCCCACGCTGCCGGCCTCTTTGTCCATCCTTACACCTTCCGCCCGGAGAACAGCTTCCTGCCCAAGGCGCTGCAGACTGGCGGCGACGAGGCCACGCGCAGCCCGGCCGGCATGGAGCGCGAGGTGCAGGCCTTTGTCGCGGCCGGCATCGACGGCTTCTTCACCGACGACCCGGCACTGGGCCGGCGCGCCGTCGACACGCCGGCGCGCTGA
- the ruvC gene encoding crossover junction endodeoxyribonuclease RuvC: MRILGIDPGLRTTGFGVIEKHGNKLAYVASGTIKSDGNSTLPERLKTLYDGISEVSRTYAPDCAAIEKVFVNVNPQSTLLLGQARGAAICGLVGYGLPVFEYTALQLKVAVVGYGRANKAQVQEMVTRLLMLPGQPGSDAADALGVAICHANGGDTLGTLAGLAPELVRKGMRVRRGRLVG; this comes from the coding sequence ATGCGAATCCTAGGCATCGACCCCGGCCTGCGCACCACCGGCTTCGGCGTGATCGAGAAGCACGGTAACAAGCTTGCCTACGTGGCCTCGGGCACGATCAAGAGCGATGGCAATTCGACCCTGCCGGAGCGGCTGAAGACGTTGTACGACGGCATCAGCGAAGTGTCGCGGACCTATGCGCCCGACTGCGCGGCGATCGAGAAGGTCTTCGTCAACGTCAATCCGCAATCGACGCTGCTGCTGGGCCAGGCCCGCGGCGCGGCGATCTGCGGGCTGGTCGGCTATGGCCTGCCGGTGTTCGAATACACCGCGCTCCAGCTCAAGGTGGCGGTGGTCGGCTATGGCCGCGCCAACAAGGCGCAGGTGCAGGAAATGGTGACGCGCCTGCTGATGCTGCCCGGCCAGCCCGGCAGCGATGCGGCCGATGCGCTGGGCGTGGCGATCTGCCATGCCAACGGCGGCGATACCCTCGGCACGCTGGCCGGACTTGCCCCTGAGCTGGTGCGCAAGGGCATGCGCGTGCGGCGCGGCCGCCTGGTCGGCTGA
- the purH gene encoding bifunctional phosphoribosylaminoimidazolecarboxamide formyltransferase/IMP cyclohydrolase, with translation MIKQALLSVSDKTGIVEFARELNALGVTLLSTGGTAKLLADSGLPVTEVADYTGFPEMLDGRVKTLHPKVHGGILARRDLPEHMAALAEHNIPTIDLLVVNLYPFQQTVARDDCTLPDAIENIDIGGPTMLRSAAKNHRDVTVIVDPADYAVVLGEMRANGNSVGYDTNFRLATKVFAHTAQYDGAITNYLTSLGADKSHQARSAYPQTLNLAFDKVQEMRYGENPHQSAAFYRDLKAVDGALANYVQLQGKELSYNNIADADAAWECVKSFDAANGAACVIIKHANPCGVALGANALEAYEKAFKTDSTSAFGGIIAFNVELDEAAAQAVARQFVEVLIAPSFSAAARAVFAAKQNVRLLEIPLGKGINQYDFKRVGGGLLVQSPDAKNVQPSELRVVTRRHPTPKEMDDLMFAWRVAKFVKSNAIVFCGGGMTLGVGAGQMSRVDSARIASIKAQNAGLTLAGSAVASDAFFPFRDGLDVVVDAGATCVIQPGGSVRDDEVIAAADERGIAMVLTGTRHFRH, from the coding sequence ATGATCAAGCAAGCCCTACTCTCCGTTTCCGACAAGACCGGCATCGTCGAATTCGCGCGCGAACTGAACGCGCTCGGCGTGACGCTGCTTTCCACCGGCGGCACCGCCAAGCTGCTGGCCGACAGCGGCCTGCCCGTGACGGAGGTGGCCGACTACACCGGCTTCCCGGAAATGCTCGACGGCCGCGTCAAGACGCTGCACCCCAAGGTCCACGGCGGCATCCTGGCGCGCCGCGACCTGCCCGAGCACATGGCCGCGCTGGCCGAGCACAATATCCCCACGATCGACCTGCTGGTGGTGAACCTGTACCCGTTCCAGCAGACCGTGGCCAGGGATGACTGCACGCTGCCGGACGCGATCGAGAACATCGACATCGGCGGCCCGACCATGCTGCGCTCGGCGGCCAAGAACCACCGCGACGTGACCGTGATCGTCGACCCGGCCGATTACGCCGTGGTGCTCGGTGAAATGCGTGCCAACGGCAACAGCGTCGGCTACGACACCAACTTCCGCCTGGCCACCAAGGTGTTCGCGCACACCGCGCAGTACGACGGCGCCATCACCAACTACCTGACCAGCCTCGGTGCCGACAAGTCGCACCAGGCTCGCAGCGCCTACCCGCAGACGCTGAACCTGGCCTTCGACAAGGTGCAGGAAATGCGCTACGGCGAGAACCCGCACCAGTCGGCGGCGTTCTACCGCGACCTGAAGGCGGTCGACGGCGCGCTCGCCAACTACGTGCAGCTGCAGGGCAAGGAGCTGTCGTACAACAACATCGCCGACGCCGATGCCGCGTGGGAATGCGTGAAGTCGTTCGATGCGGCCAATGGCGCGGCCTGCGTCATCATCAAGCACGCCAACCCGTGCGGCGTGGCACTGGGTGCCAACGCGCTGGAAGCCTATGAGAAGGCGTTCAAGACCGATTCCACCTCGGCCTTCGGCGGCATCATCGCTTTCAACGTGGAGCTGGACGAAGCCGCCGCGCAGGCGGTGGCCAGGCAGTTTGTTGAGGTGCTGATCGCGCCGTCTTTCAGCGCCGCCGCGCGTGCCGTGTTCGCGGCCAAGCAGAACGTGCGCCTGCTCGAGATCCCGCTGGGCAAGGGCATCAACCAGTATGACTTCAAGCGCGTCGGCGGCGGCCTGCTGGTGCAGAGCCCGGACGCCAAGAACGTGCAGCCGTCCGAGCTGCGCGTGGTGACGCGCCGCCACCCGACGCCCAAGGAAATGGACGACCTGATGTTCGCCTGGCGCGTGGCCAAGTTCGTCAAGTCCAACGCCATCGTGTTCTGCGGCGGCGGCATGACGCTGGGCGTGGGCGCCGGCCAGATGAGCCGCGTCGATTCCGCGCGCATCGCCAGCATCAAGGCGCAGAACGCCGGCCTGACGCTGGCCGGCTCGGCGGTGGCATCGGACGCGTTCTTCCCGTTCCGCGACGGCCTCGACGTGGTGGTCGACGCCGGCGCGACCTGCGTGATCCAGCCGGGCGGCTCGGTGCGCGATGACGAAGTGATCGCCGCCGCCGACGAGCGCGGCATCGCGATGGTGCTGACGGGCACGCGGCATTTCCGCCATTAA
- a CDS encoding Fis family transcriptional regulator, producing MSRNAIDQCIRESLDTYFRDLDGEEPSNMYNMVLEAVERPLLEAVMVRAERNQSLAAAYLGINRNTLRKKLQQHGLL from the coding sequence ATGAGCCGCAACGCTATCGACCAGTGCATCCGGGAAAGCCTGGATACGTACTTTCGCGACCTGGACGGCGAAGAGCCGTCGAACATGTACAACATGGTGCTCGAGGCGGTCGAACGGCCGCTGCTGGAAGCCGTGATGGTGCGCGCCGAGCGCAACCAGTCGCTGGCGGCCGCCTACCTCGGCATCAATCGCAATACGCTGCGCAAGAAGCTGCAGCAGCACGGTTTACTTTGA
- the dusB gene encoding tRNA dihydrouridine synthase DusB, with amino-acid sequence MQIGPHQLRNNLFVAPMAGVTDRPFRQLCKQLGAGYAVSEMVASNAQLWKSEKTMRRANHAGEVEPIAVQIAGAEPSMMAEAARYNVDRGAQIIDINMGCPAKKVCNVAAGSALLQNEPLVVRIVEAVVAAVGERVPVTLKIRTGWNRENRNALRIARMVEDAGISMLTIHGRTRADLYHGDAEYETIAAVKAELSIPVVANGDITTPQKARQVLALTGADALMIGRAAQGRPWLFREIEHFLKTGEMLPSPEVAEIRAIMNAHLEDHYAFYGEFTGVRTARKHIAWYTRGLRGANLFRHRMNTLESTAEQLAAVNAFFDEQAQISDRLVYVDDAAQEQDEANNNKNGELLAA; translated from the coding sequence GTGCAGATCGGACCTCACCAACTCCGCAACAACCTGTTTGTCGCCCCGATGGCGGGCGTGACGGACCGGCCCTTCCGCCAGCTGTGCAAGCAGCTCGGCGCGGGCTACGCGGTGTCGGAAATGGTCGCCTCCAACGCCCAGCTGTGGAAGAGCGAGAAGACCATGCGCCGCGCCAACCACGCCGGCGAGGTCGAACCGATCGCGGTGCAGATCGCCGGAGCCGAGCCGTCGATGATGGCCGAGGCGGCGCGCTACAACGTAGACCGCGGCGCGCAGATCATCGACATCAACATGGGCTGCCCGGCCAAGAAGGTGTGCAACGTCGCCGCCGGCTCGGCCCTGCTGCAGAACGAGCCGCTGGTGGTGCGCATCGTCGAGGCGGTGGTCGCCGCCGTCGGCGAGCGCGTGCCGGTGACGCTGAAGATCCGCACCGGCTGGAACCGCGAAAACCGCAATGCGCTGCGCATCGCGCGCATGGTCGAGGACGCCGGCATCAGCATGCTGACCATCCACGGCCGCACCCGTGCCGACCTGTACCACGGCGACGCCGAGTACGAGACCATTGCCGCGGTCAAGGCAGAGCTCTCGATCCCGGTGGTTGCCAACGGCGACATCACCACGCCGCAGAAGGCCAGGCAGGTGCTGGCGCTGACCGGCGCCGACGCGCTCATGATCGGGCGCGCGGCGCAGGGCCGGCCCTGGCTGTTCCGCGAGATCGAGCACTTCCTGAAGACCGGCGAGATGCTGCCGTCGCCCGAAGTGGCCGAGATCCGTGCCATCATGAATGCGCACCTGGAAGACCACTACGCCTTCTACGGCGAGTTCACCGGCGTGCGCACCGCGCGCAAGCACATTGCCTGGTACACGCGCGGGCTGCGCGGCGCCAACCTGTTCCGCCACCGCATGAACACGCTGGAAAGCACCGCCGAGCAGCTGGCGGCGGTCAACGCGTTCTTCGACGAGCAGGCGCAGATCTCTGACCGGCTGGTGTATGTCGACGACGCCGCGCAGGAGCAAGACGAAGCGAACAACAACAAAAACGGGGAGTTGCTTGCCGCATGA
- a CDS encoding UbiH/UbiF/VisC/COQ6 family ubiquinone biosynthesis hydroxylase, with protein MPAPQPDFAGPADIAIVGGGPVGLALACQLLRTTGWRIVLVDAATPARAARDPRAIALSHGSRQLLEQIGAWPVPGSPIEHIHVSQRGRFGHVRLHHDDYGVPALGYVVRYGELCTVLERALAQAAGDRRLRRVFETRIERIEQDPVPRGADVADTGMVHLEGTGHDGQAARFAARLAVQAEGGLFHEQAAHQGRGARTRDYRQTAVIAHVTCSRPQPGWAWERFTEEGPLALLPHEEHGTPGYALVWCCPPEQAARRIALPEAQFAAELGRAFSERMGQFTLAGKRHAFPLGLNAAPVTVNGRVVAVGNAAQTLHPVAGQGLNLGLRDAFALADSLRGACSPQALQAFAGRHRLDRAVTIGVTDLLPRVFGVAYPLAAHARGASLAALACLPPLRHALARHMMFGMRR; from the coding sequence ATGCCGGCCCCGCAGCCTGATTTCGCGGGCCCCGCCGATATCGCCATCGTCGGCGGCGGTCCGGTCGGCCTGGCGCTGGCCTGCCAGCTGTTGCGCACCACCGGCTGGCGCATCGTGCTGGTCGACGCCGCCACGCCGGCGCGCGCGGCGCGCGACCCGCGCGCGATCGCGCTGTCGCACGGCAGCCGCCAGCTGCTGGAGCAGATCGGCGCCTGGCCGGTGCCGGGCAGCCCGATCGAGCATATCCATGTGTCGCAGCGCGGCCGCTTCGGCCATGTCCGCCTGCACCATGACGACTACGGCGTGCCCGCGCTCGGCTACGTGGTGCGCTACGGCGAGCTGTGCACCGTGCTCGAGCGGGCGCTGGCGCAGGCGGCCGGCGACCGGCGGCTGCGGCGCGTGTTCGAAACCCGCATCGAGCGGATCGAGCAGGATCCGGTGCCGCGTGGCGCGGACGTGGCGGATACCGGCATGGTGCATCTGGAGGGAACGGGCCACGACGGCCAGGCGGCACGGTTCGCCGCGCGCCTGGCGGTGCAGGCCGAGGGTGGGCTGTTCCATGAACAGGCCGCGCACCAGGGCCGCGGCGCGCGCACGCGCGACTATCGCCAGACCGCGGTGATCGCCCATGTCACCTGCTCGCGGCCGCAACCCGGCTGGGCCTGGGAGCGATTTACCGAGGAGGGCCCGCTGGCGCTGCTGCCGCACGAGGAACACGGCACGCCCGGCTACGCGCTGGTGTGGTGCTGCCCGCCGGAACAGGCCGCGCGCCGCATCGCGCTGCCGGAAGCGCAGTTTGCCGCGGAGCTGGGCCGCGCCTTCAGCGAGCGGATGGGCCAGTTCACGCTCGCGGGCAAGCGCCATGCCTTCCCGCTCGGCCTGAATGCCGCGCCGGTCACGGTCAACGGGCGCGTGGTGGCGGTCGGCAATGCCGCTCAGACGCTGCATCCGGTGGCCGGACAAGGGCTGAACCTGGGCCTGCGCGATGCCTTTGCGCTGGCCGACTCGCTGCGCGGCGCCTGCAGCCCGCAAGCGCTGCAGGCCTTTGCCGGCCGCCATCGACTCGACCGCGCCGTCACCATCGGCGTGACCGACCTGCTGCCGCGCGTGTTCGGCGTGGCCTACCCGCTCGCGGCCCATGCCCGCGGCGCGTCGCTGGCGGCGCTGGCATGCCTGCCACCGCTGCGGCACGCGCTGGCGCGCCACATGATGTTCGGCATGCGCCGCTGA
- a CDS encoding aminopeptidase P N-terminal domain-containing protein, with product MSAPDLAPLAAPLPAFRERRARVLQHLRAGGGGVAILPTAPEAMRNRDSDYPYRHDSYFYYLSGFTEPEAVLVLVAGAPGEPAEADRSILFCRPKHEEREIWDGFRFGPEGARAAFGFDEAHSVEEIDATLPPLLANRAQLAYPLADSIRTDMQMRRWLDAVRMQGRAGVAAPSVALDIRTLLDEMRLFKDAGELATMRRAAAISAGAHVRAMQATRAGLREYHLEAELLYEFRRHGAQSVAYNSIVAAGPNACVLHYRAGPAELKDGDLCLIDAGCELDGYASDITRTFPVSGRFSPAQRELYDLVVAAQEAAIAETRAGVPYNVPHDAAVRVLAQGMLDTGLLDRNREGTLDDVLASGNYRRFYMHRTGHWLGMDVHDVGEYRVASHSGAGERPWRPLQPGMVLTIEPGIYVRPAEDVPERYWHIGIRIEDDAVVTEGDCELITRGVPVLADEIEALMRDHATAGGQR from the coding sequence ATGTCCGCACCTGATCTTGCCCCCCTCGCCGCCCCCCTCCCCGCCTTTCGCGAACGCCGCGCCCGGGTGCTGCAGCACCTGCGCGCCGGCGGCGGCGGCGTGGCGATCCTGCCCACGGCGCCGGAAGCCATGCGCAATCGCGACAGCGACTACCCGTACCGGCACGACAGCTATTTCTATTACCTGAGCGGCTTCACCGAGCCCGAAGCGGTGCTGGTGCTGGTGGCCGGCGCGCCCGGCGAGCCGGCCGAGGCCGACCGCAGCATACTGTTCTGCCGCCCCAAGCATGAAGAGCGCGAGATCTGGGACGGCTTCCGCTTCGGCCCTGAAGGCGCGCGCGCCGCGTTCGGCTTCGACGAAGCGCATTCGGTCGAAGAAATCGACGCCACGCTGCCGCCGCTGCTGGCCAACCGCGCGCAGCTGGCCTACCCGCTGGCCGATTCGATCCGCACCGACATGCAGATGCGGCGCTGGCTCGACGCGGTGCGCATGCAGGGCCGCGCCGGCGTCGCCGCGCCGTCGGTCGCCCTCGACATCCGCACGCTGCTCGATGAAATGCGCCTGTTCAAGGATGCCGGCGAACTGGCCACCATGCGCCGCGCCGCGGCGATTTCGGCGGGCGCCCATGTGCGCGCGATGCAGGCCACCCGCGCCGGCCTGCGCGAATACCACCTCGAGGCCGAGCTGCTCTATGAATTCCGCCGCCACGGCGCGCAGAGCGTGGCCTACAACTCGATCGTCGCCGCCGGCCCGAATGCCTGCGTGCTGCACTACCGCGCCGGCCCGGCCGAACTCAAGGACGGTGACCTGTGCCTGATCGACGCCGGCTGTGAGCTGGACGGCTACGCCTCGGACATCACCCGCACCTTCCCGGTCTCGGGCCGCTTTTCGCCGGCGCAGCGCGAACTGTATGACCTGGTGGTGGCCGCGCAAGAAGCCGCCATCGCCGAGACCCGCGCCGGCGTGCCTTACAACGTGCCGCATGACGCCGCCGTGCGCGTGCTGGCCCAGGGCATGCTCGACACCGGCCTGCTCGACCGCAACCGCGAAGGCACGCTCGACGACGTGCTGGCCAGCGGCAACTACCGCCGCTTCTACATGCACCGCACCGGCCACTGGCTCGGCATGGATGTCCATGACGTGGGCGAATACCGCGTGGCCAGCCACAGCGGCGCAGGCGAGCGACCGTGGCGGCCGCTGCAGCCCGGCATGGTGCTGACCATCGAGCCCGGCATCTACGTGCGCCCGGCCGAGGACGTGCCCGAGCGCTACTGGCATATCGGCATCCGCATCGAGGACGACGCCGTGGTCACCGAGGGCGACTGCGAGCTGATCACGCGCGGCGTGCCGGTGCTGGCCGACGAAATCGAAGCGCTGATGCGCGACCACGCCACCGCGGGAGGCCAGCGATGA
- the murU gene encoding N-acetylmuramate alpha-1-phosphate uridylyltransferase MurU yields the protein MKVMIFAAGRGDRMRPLTDTCPKPLLAVGGKPLIVWKIEALARAGLRDIVINHAWLGAQIEAALGDGSRFGVRIAYSAEGEALETAGGIAKALPLLSHDPVRGEIFLAVSGDIFCDYDFRALLPRAQTLAGAAAPHMHLVMVPNPPFHARGDFALDAHGRLSLDAEPASGTRLTFGNIGLYDTRLFTDIVPGTRLAMTPIYHAGIAAGTATGERFDGRWENVGTPAQLAELDSMLAAAPGR from the coding sequence ATGAAGGTGATGATCTTTGCCGCCGGCCGCGGCGACCGCATGCGTCCGCTGACCGATACCTGCCCCAAGCCGCTGCTGGCGGTGGGCGGCAAGCCGCTGATCGTCTGGAAGATCGAGGCGCTGGCGCGCGCCGGACTGCGCGACATCGTCATCAACCACGCCTGGCTGGGCGCGCAGATCGAGGCGGCGCTGGGCGACGGCAGCCGCTTCGGCGTGCGCATCGCCTACTCGGCCGAGGGCGAGGCGCTGGAAACCGCCGGCGGCATCGCCAAGGCGCTGCCGCTGCTGTCGCACGACCCGGTCCGCGGCGAGATCTTCCTGGCCGTGTCCGGCGACATCTTCTGCGACTACGATTTCCGCGCGCTGCTGCCGCGCGCGCAAACGCTGGCGGGCGCGGCCGCGCCGCACATGCACCTGGTGATGGTGCCGAACCCGCCGTTCCATGCGCGCGGGGATTTCGCGCTCGACGCGCACGGCCGGCTCTCGCTCGATGCCGAGCCGGCCAGCGGCACGCGCCTTACCTTCGGCAATATCGGGCTGTACGACACCCGGCTGTTTACCGATATCGTGCCGGGCACGCGGCTGGCGATGACGCCGATCTACCATGCCGGCATCGCCGCCGGCACCGCCACCGGCGAGCGCTTCGACGGGCGCTGGGAGAACGTGGGCACGCCGGCGCAGCTGGCCGAGCTGGACAGCATGCTGGCGGCCGCACCGGGGCGCTAG
- a CDS encoding AzlD domain-containing protein: protein MSALTLLWVFLAAGLATFLIRLSFIAVEGRVRLPSWFRTALQFVPAAMLSALIAPDLLMQQGELALTPTNARLLAGVVAILIAARTRSVGWTIAGGMATLLALEALFR from the coding sequence ATGAGTGCGCTGACGCTGCTGTGGGTGTTCCTGGCCGCGGGCCTGGCCACCTTCCTGATCCGCCTGTCGTTCATCGCCGTCGAAGGCCGGGTGCGGCTGCCGTCGTGGTTTCGCACCGCGCTGCAGTTCGTGCCGGCCGCGATGCTGTCGGCGCTGATCGCGCCCGACCTGCTGATGCAACAGGGCGAGCTCGCCCTGACCCCGACCAACGCCAGGCTGCTGGCCGGCGTGGTCGCCATCCTGATTGCCGCACGTACCCGCAGCGTGGGCTGGACCATTGCCGGCGGCATGGCCACGCTGCTTGCCCTGGAGGCCCTGTTCCGATGA